In Streptomyces sp. NBC_01426, one genomic interval encodes:
- a CDS encoding site-2 protease family protein → MADTDETGERGAKRSDPGGGLLMGRPFGVPVYVSPSWFLVAALITWVFGDQLDQVLPDLGPVRYLVSLFFAVAFYASVLVHELAHTVAALRFKLPVRRIQLQFFGGVSEIEKESETPGREFVLAFVGPLLSLLLAGAFYLGMNAVDPATVPGVLLGGLMISNLLVAAFNLLPGLPLDGGRMLRALIWGITGKPMTGTVAAAWVGRGLAVAVLIGLPLITHTGVIGNRPQEIGGMNTVMDALLAAILAAIIWTGAGNSLRMARLREHLPDLQARTLTRRAIPVENTTPLSEALRRANEAGARALVVVDGHGDPIALVRESAIASVPEHRRPWVAVSTLAQDLTDGMKVSANLIGEELLDHLRTTPATEYLVVETGGAIYGVLSALDVEKAFVKAMARPQS, encoded by the coding sequence GTGGCAGACACCGACGAAACCGGCGAGCGCGGAGCCAAGCGCTCCGACCCGGGCGGCGGACTCCTCATGGGCCGCCCCTTCGGCGTACCCGTCTACGTCTCGCCCAGCTGGTTCCTCGTCGCCGCCCTCATCACCTGGGTCTTCGGCGACCAGCTGGACCAAGTACTCCCCGACCTCGGACCCGTCCGGTACCTCGTCTCCCTCTTCTTCGCCGTCGCCTTCTACGCCTCCGTCCTGGTCCACGAACTCGCGCACACCGTCGCCGCACTCCGCTTCAAACTCCCCGTGCGCCGCATCCAGCTCCAGTTCTTCGGCGGAGTCTCCGAGATCGAGAAGGAATCCGAGACCCCCGGCCGCGAATTCGTCCTCGCCTTCGTCGGCCCCCTCCTCTCCCTCCTCCTCGCCGGCGCCTTCTACCTCGGCATGAACGCCGTCGACCCCGCCACCGTCCCCGGCGTCCTCCTCGGCGGCCTGATGATCTCCAACCTGCTCGTCGCCGCCTTCAACCTCCTCCCCGGCCTCCCCCTCGACGGCGGCCGCATGCTCCGCGCCCTCATCTGGGGCATCACCGGCAAACCCATGACCGGCACCGTCGCCGCCGCCTGGGTCGGACGCGGCCTCGCCGTCGCCGTCCTCATCGGGCTGCCCCTGATCACCCACACCGGCGTCATCGGCAACCGCCCCCAGGAAATCGGCGGCATGAACACCGTCATGGACGCCCTCCTCGCCGCGATCCTCGCCGCCATCATCTGGACCGGCGCCGGCAACAGCCTGCGCATGGCCCGCCTGCGCGAACACCTCCCCGACCTCCAGGCCCGCACCCTCACCCGGCGCGCCATCCCCGTCGAGAACACCACCCCCCTCTCCGAGGCCCTGCGCCGCGCCAACGAAGCCGGAGCCCGCGCCCTCGTCGTCGTCGACGGCCACGGCGACCCCATCGCCCTCGTCCGCGAGAGCGCCATCGCCTCCGTCCCCGAACACCGCCGCCCCTGGGTCGCCGTCAGCACCCTCGCCCAGGACCTCACCGACGGCATGAAGGTTTCCGCGAACCTCATCGGCGAAGAACTCCTCGACCACCTCCGCACCACCCCCGCCACCGAGTACCTCGTCGTCGAAACCGGCGGCGCGATCTACGGCGTACTCTCCGCCCTGGACGTCGA
- a CDS encoding RecB family exonuclease — MTTSPDPGPDAAAAGVTPSVGGGAVRPASLSPSRASDFMQCPLLYRFRVIDKLPEKPSAAATRGTLVHAVLERLFDHPAAERTAPRAKALIPGQWDRLLEARPELTELFPEGDDGAGLAGWLTEAEALVERWFTLEDPTRLEPVEREFFVETELESGLRLRGIIDRVDVAPSGEVRIVDYKTGKAPRPQYAEGALFQMKFYALVVWRLKGVVPRRLQLVYLGSGDVVTYDPVIADLERVERKLLALWEAIREATETGDWRPRPTKLCGWCDHQAVCPEFGGTPPVYPLVIGPRAEVRVEVEVEAVRPEGS, encoded by the coding sequence ATGACGACGAGCCCTGACCCCGGTCCGGACGCGGCCGCTGCCGGTGTGACGCCCTCTGTGGGTGGTGGTGCGGTGCGGCCCGCTTCGCTGTCGCCTTCGCGGGCGAGCGATTTCATGCAGTGCCCGTTGCTGTACCGGTTTCGGGTGATCGACAAGTTGCCGGAGAAGCCGAGTGCGGCGGCGACGCGGGGCACGTTGGTGCACGCGGTGTTGGAGCGGCTCTTCGATCATCCGGCGGCGGAGCGGACGGCGCCGCGGGCGAAGGCGTTGATTCCGGGGCAGTGGGATCGGTTGCTGGAGGCGAGGCCGGAGCTGACGGAGCTGTTTCCGGAGGGGGACGACGGGGCGGGGTTGGCCGGCTGGTTGACGGAGGCCGAGGCGCTGGTGGAGCGCTGGTTCACGTTGGAGGACCCGACGCGGCTGGAGCCGGTGGAGCGGGAGTTCTTCGTGGAGACGGAGCTGGAGTCGGGGCTGCGGTTGCGGGGGATCATCGACCGGGTGGACGTGGCGCCGTCGGGTGAGGTCCGGATCGTGGACTACAAGACGGGCAAGGCGCCGCGGCCGCAGTATGCCGAGGGTGCGTTGTTCCAGATGAAGTTCTACGCGTTGGTGGTGTGGCGGCTGAAGGGGGTGGTGCCGCGCCGGTTGCAGTTGGTGTACCTGGGCAGCGGGGACGTGGTGACGTACGACCCGGTGATCGCGGATCTGGAGCGGGTGGAGCGCAAGCTGCTGGCGCTGTGGGAGGCGATCAGGGAGGCGACGGAGACGGGTGACTGGCGGCCGCGGCCGACGAAGCTGTGCGGCTGGTGTGATCATCAGGCGGTGTGTCCGGAGTTCGGGGGTACTCCCCCGGTCTATCCGTTGGTGATCGGTCCGAGGGCCGAGGTCCGGGTCGAGGTCGAGGTCGAGGCGGTACGCCCGGAGGGATCCTGA
- a CDS encoding response regulator: MAIRVLLVDDQPLLRTGFRMILEAEQDLAVVGEAGDGLQALDQVRALQPDVVLMDIRMPRMDGVEATRQITGPGRDGPAKVLVLTTFDLDEYVVEALRAGASGFLLKDAPAVELVQAIRVVAAGEAMLAPSITRRLLDKYAGHLPSGEDNVPDTLGTLTEREVEVLKLVARGLSNAEIAADLFVSETTVKTHVGHVLTKLGLRDRVQAAVYAYESGLVRPGAGQ; the protein is encoded by the coding sequence GTGGCGATCCGCGTACTGCTGGTCGATGACCAACCGCTGCTGCGTACCGGTTTCCGGATGATCCTGGAGGCGGAGCAGGACCTGGCGGTGGTCGGTGAGGCCGGGGACGGTCTGCAGGCGCTGGACCAGGTGCGGGCCTTGCAGCCCGATGTGGTGTTGATGGACATCCGGATGCCGCGGATGGACGGGGTGGAGGCGACGCGTCAGATCACGGGTCCGGGGCGGGACGGGCCGGCGAAGGTGCTGGTGTTGACCACGTTCGATCTGGACGAGTACGTGGTGGAGGCGTTGCGGGCGGGGGCGAGCGGGTTCCTGTTGAAGGACGCGCCGGCGGTCGAGCTGGTGCAGGCGATCCGGGTGGTCGCGGCGGGTGAGGCGATGTTGGCGCCGAGCATCACGCGGCGGTTGCTGGACAAGTACGCGGGGCATCTGCCGTCGGGCGAGGACAACGTGCCGGACACGTTGGGGACGTTGACGGAGCGTGAGGTCGAGGTGCTGAAGCTGGTGGCCCGGGGTCTGTCGAACGCGGAGATCGCGGCGGACCTGTTCGTGAGCGAGACGACGGTCAAGACGCATGTGGGGCACGTGTTGACGAAGTTGGGTCTGCGTGACCGTGTGCAGGCGGCGGTGTACGCGTACGAGAGCGGTCTGGTGCGTCCGGGGGCGGGTCAGTAG